The proteins below come from a single Verrucomicrobiota bacterium genomic window:
- a CDS encoding alpha-L-fucosidase produces the protein MKTIKILPVILALSSASISAAEGKLDLPVLDGAFKPDWASLKQYQCPDWFRDAKFGIWAHWGPQCQPEQGDWYARNMYTEGSGQNKYHVATYGHPSKFGFKDICNLWKADKFDPDALMSLYKQAGAKYFVQMANHHCNFDNYDSTYQPWNSVKIGPKKDLVGLWAAAAKKYDVHFGVTVHAGRAWSWYEGAQGADTNGPMKGVPYDGKLTKADGKGLWWDGLDPQDLYAQNHAIGTKPDDAYCQKFYNRTKELIDKYQPDLLYFDDSVLPLGNRPEIGLSLAAHLYNSNAKAHGGRNDAVMNTKGLNEEQRQCLIWDIERGISDRIEPFVWQTDTCIGGWHYNRGIYDKHGYKTPATVIHLLADIVSKNGNLLLNVPVRGDGTIDEDETKCLEGIAAWMRLNSEAIFGTRPWKVYGEGYKSAKAGAGNFNEGKGNQYTAEDMRFTTKGDMLYAIVFGWPDSGKFVVKTLGKKQAGLKGDITSVELLGASTTAAFERTEAGLSVTLPQQKVGDCAWVLKIKGLDLAGSNPTEQMTIIPFFVKAGKDGGFKCNADDADLHGKKIRMQGHGSKANVSRWDDHGEYISWPLEVTKAGKFQVTVRTASQRTENAIVVEIGGQQLGGTAPKTSSWEEYTDVKLGQVEIKEPGKLTLTVRPAGEAKQWKAINLASVTLKAVK, from the coding sequence ATGAAAACGATCAAAATTCTACCGGTGATACTCGCGCTTTCATCCGCTTCCATTTCGGCAGCGGAAGGCAAACTGGATCTTCCCGTCCTGGACGGAGCGTTCAAACCCGACTGGGCGTCCTTAAAGCAGTACCAATGCCCCGACTGGTTCCGCGATGCCAAGTTCGGCATCTGGGCTCACTGGGGGCCGCAGTGCCAACCGGAACAGGGTGACTGGTACGCCCGCAACATGTACACGGAGGGGAGCGGGCAAAATAAGTATCATGTCGCCACCTACGGGCACCCCTCGAAGTTCGGTTTCAAGGATATTTGCAACCTGTGGAAGGCCGACAAGTTCGATCCAGATGCGTTGATGTCCCTCTATAAACAGGCGGGTGCAAAGTATTTCGTCCAGATGGCCAATCACCATTGTAATTTCGATAATTATGATTCGACCTACCAGCCGTGGAATTCGGTAAAGATCGGGCCCAAGAAGGACCTAGTGGGGTTGTGGGCGGCGGCGGCCAAAAAATATGACGTCCACTTCGGCGTCACCGTGCATGCGGGACGCGCCTGGAGTTGGTACGAAGGCGCGCAGGGTGCCGATACCAATGGCCCGATGAAAGGCGTACCGTATGACGGCAAGCTCACCAAGGCGGATGGCAAAGGCTTGTGGTGGGACGGCCTTGATCCGCAGGATTTGTACGCGCAAAACCATGCAATTGGGACGAAACCGGATGATGCGTATTGCCAGAAATTTTACAACCGGACCAAGGAGCTGATTGACAAGTATCAACCGGATCTCCTGTATTTTGACGATAGCGTGTTGCCGCTCGGAAACCGGCCAGAGATCGGTCTTAGCTTGGCGGCACACCTCTACAACTCGAACGCGAAGGCGCATGGGGGACGCAACGATGCCGTGATGAATACCAAGGGGCTGAACGAGGAACAACGCCAATGCTTGATCTGGGATATCGAGCGCGGCATCAGCGACCGGATCGAACCATTTGTCTGGCAGACGGACACCTGCATTGGTGGCTGGCATTACAATCGCGGCATCTACGACAAACACGGGTATAAAACCCCGGCGACGGTGATTCATTTATTGGCGGACATCGTCAGCAAAAACGGGAATCTGTTGTTGAACGTGCCAGTGCGGGGCGACGGCACCATTGATGAGGATGAAACAAAGTGCCTGGAAGGAATCGCCGCCTGGATGCGGCTGAACAGCGAAGCCATCTTCGGTACCCGGCCTTGGAAAGTGTATGGCGAAGGATACAAAAGCGCCAAGGCTGGCGCCGGCAATTTCAACGAAGGCAAGGGTAACCAATACACCGCTGAAGACATGCGCTTCACCACCAAGGGCGATATGTTGTATGCCATTGTGTTTGGCTGGCCGGATAGCGGGAAGTTTGTGGTGAAAACCCTGGGTAAAAAACAGGCGGGGCTCAAAGGAGACATCACCAGCGTGGAACTGCTCGGTGCCAGTACCACGGCGGCGTTTGAACGCACCGAGGCCGGTCTGTCCGTCACCTTGCCGCAGCAAAAAGTGGGTGACTGTGCCTGGGTACTGAAGATCAAGGGTCTCGACTTGGCGGGTTCAAATCCGACGGAGCAAATGACCATCATTCCGTTCTTTGTCAAGGCGGGGAAGGATGGCGGTTTCAAATGCAATGCGGATGACGCGGATCTGCACGGGAAGAAGATCCGGATGCAGGGCCATGGCAGCAAGGCGAACGTTAGCCGTTGGGATGACCATGGCGAATACATCTCATGGCCGTTGGAAGTGACTAAAGCTGGCAAGTTCCAGGTGACAGTGCGCACCGCATCGCAACGGACGGAGAACGCAATCGTTGTGGAGATAGGCGGGCAGCAGCTTGGCGGTACGGCTCCCAAAACCAGTTCGTGGGAGGAGTACACGGACGTGAAGCTGGGTCAGGTTGAGATCAAGGAACCGGGCAAACTTACCCTTACCGTGCGCCCGGCAGGCGAAGCCAAACAATGGAAAGCGATCAATCTGGCGTCGGTGACGCTCAAGGCCGTCAAATAA
- a CDS encoding glycoside hydrolase family 43 protein codes for MKQIRSLSWVKPWLALVWLAGCLATQAAQITPHSQFKPGEIWTDTTGAPINAHGGGILYHNQRYYWYGEIKTGKTWAPECNRSWGGTRVELIGISCYSSSDLYNWKSEGNVLPAVQGDPAHELHKTKVLERPKVIYNRTTKQFVMWMHVDSEDYQLAHAGVATSDSPTGPFRYLGSLRPDGAMSRDMTVFADEDGKAYLFHASEENATMHISLLTDDYLKPAGRFERVFEKRSMEAPAIFKHQGRYYLVASGCTGWAPNAARSAVADSIWGPWKELPNPCRGPEANITFRGQSTFVLPVAGQPGTFIFMGDRWSQNDLPDSRYLWLPVTFTKTGFEVPWRDSWNLREPNP; via the coding sequence ATGAAGCAAATCCGTTCCTTATCATGGGTAAAGCCATGGCTCGCACTGGTGTGGCTGGCTGGCTGCCTCGCGACTCAGGCCGCCCAGATCACACCGCACAGCCAGTTCAAGCCAGGCGAAATCTGGACCGATACCACTGGCGCGCCCATTAACGCGCATGGCGGCGGTATCTTGTATCACAACCAGCGGTATTACTGGTATGGCGAGATCAAGACGGGCAAGACTTGGGCACCGGAATGCAATCGCAGTTGGGGCGGTACCCGGGTCGAGCTGATTGGGATCTCCTGTTATTCCTCCAGCGATTTGTACAACTGGAAATCGGAAGGCAACGTGCTGCCCGCCGTGCAGGGTGATCCCGCGCACGAGCTTCACAAGACCAAAGTGTTGGAGCGGCCCAAGGTAATTTACAATCGCACCACTAAGCAGTTCGTCATGTGGATGCATGTGGATTCCGAGGATTATCAATTGGCCCATGCGGGCGTGGCGACCAGCGATTCCCCCACCGGCCCGTTCCGCTACCTGGGCAGCCTGCGACCGGACGGCGCCATGAGCCGCGATATGACGGTGTTTGCGGATGAGGACGGCAAAGCCTATCTATTCCATGCCTCGGAAGAAAACGCCACCATGCATATTTCGTTGCTGACGGACGATTATTTAAAGCCGGCGGGACGTTTCGAGCGGGTGTTCGAGAAACGCTCCATGGAAGCGCCAGCGATCTTCAAGCACCAGGGACGCTACTACCTGGTGGCCTCCGGTTGCACCGGCTGGGCACCCAACGCGGCGCGCTCCGCCGTGGCCGACTCGATTTGGGGACCGTGGAAGGAACTCCCGAACCCCTGCCGGGGGCCCGAGGCGAACATCACGTTTCGCGGTCAGAGCACCTTTGTGCTGCCGGTGGCGGGCCAGCCTGGCACGTTTATTTTCATGGGTGATCGTTGGAGCCAGAATGACCTGCCGGACTCGCGTTATTTGTGGCTGCCCGTGACGTTCACCAAAACCGGTTTCGAGGTGCCTTGGCGCGACTCGTGGAATTTGCGCGAACCGAATCCGTAA